One region of Armigeres subalbatus isolate Guangzhou_Male chromosome 3, GZ_Asu_2, whole genome shotgun sequence genomic DNA includes:
- the LOC134220607 gene encoding zinc finger protein 845-like, which yields MAMCRACGDHPGDENRLKESLQKYFDIYYNLTSIRLTSDENPERQRICDDCHSKLLEYNRFRSTCLQVHYKLTEIKQEDGIDHSKPEIMEIMPLVGPLKVERLDYKEGDEPEVFEDGAADHDVDFVDENEEEEDDDDDKDKEFDHKLYKDLNSDTEDQTSDEDPKPEKKKKKRRKKGEGPKEQLLSCNQCERKFRTDQRLQGHLRTHLGLKPAVCNLCGKEFHKFYNLKLHMTRKHSDAKCEFLCDFPECGLSYSTKQGLTNHRRRHDPNFIQPIQKRVVCDQCGKTFSTAGALKKHSYIHSGDMPFQCQTCNKKLPTAHKLKEHTMRHEGIRNHVCPLCGLKKTTRHELTVHMNYHTREKQFTCHVCAQVFSNIGNMSRHIKIVHCGIKSYNCTYCDRSFGKAETLKHHVMTHTGEKPHECGICGKRFIQSVALQTHMRTHRKHLPPEQQQERQSSSSGAPYQHPNLGQQRSSVLMQAAAAAAAAAVTMMPLGQSQTEQLQQDQQQQQQSPDVSPLGDYVNHSV from the exons aTGGCTATGTGCCGGGCGTGCGGTGACCATCCCGGTGACGAGAACCGTCTGAAGGAAAGCCTGCAAAAGTACTTCGACATTTACTATAATCTAACATCCATTAGG TTAACGTCAGACGAGAATCCCGAGAGACAGCGGATTTGCGATGATTGCCACTCGAAGCTGCTGGAGTACAATCGATTCCGATCGACTTGTCTTCAGGTTCACTACAAGCTTACGGAAATT AAACAAGAAGATGGAATTGACCATTCGAAACCGGAGATTATGGAGATCATGCCCCTGGTAGGCCCACTGAAAGTCGAAAGACTGGACTATAAAGAGGGGGATGAACCGGAAGTGTTTGAGGATGGTGCCGCGGATCATGATGTCGATTTTGTTGATGAAAACGAGGAAGAGgaggatgatgatgacgataagGATAAGGAATTCGATCACAAGTTGTACAAAGACTTGAACTCGGACACGGAGGATCAAACCAGCGATGAAGATCCCAAAccggagaagaagaaaaagaaacgtCGAAAGAAGGGCGAGGGTCCCAAGGAGCAATTGTTGAGTTGCAACCAGTGCGAAAGAAAGTTCCGCACCGACCAGCGGCTGCAGGGCCATTTGAGGACCCATCTGGGCTTGAAGCCGGCCGTGTGCAACCTGTGCGGTAAAGAGTTCCACAAATTCTATAATTTGAAGCTGCACATGACCCGCAAACATTCGGATGCGAAGTGTGAATTCCTGTGCGATTTCCCCGAATGTGGGTTGAGTTACAGCACCAAGCAGGGCTTGACTAACCACCGCAGGCGTCACGATCCGAACTTTATCCAACCGATTCAGAAGCGAGTGGTTTGCGATCAGTGCGGGAAGACATTTTCGACTGCGGGTGCTTTGAAG AAACACAGCTACATCCATTCAGGAGACATGCCTTTCCAATGTCAGACGTGTAACAAGAAACTTCCGACTGCTCATAAGCTGAAGGAACACACCATGAGACATGAG GGTATCAGAAATCACGTTTGCCCCTTATGTGGCTTGAAAAAAACTACTCGCCACGAGCTGACGGTCCACATGAACTATCACACCCGCGAGAAGCAATTCACCTGTCACGTGTGTGCGCAGGTGTTCTCCAACATCG GCAACATGAGCCGCCACATCAAAATCGTTCACTGTGGTATCAAGTCGTACAACTGCACGTACTGTGACCGCTCATTTGGAAAAGCGGAAACCCTCAAACATCATGTGATGACCCACACCGGCGAGAAGCCACACGAATGTGGAATTTGTGGCAAACGGTTCATCCAGTCGGTGGCCCTGCAGACACACATGAGAACGCACCGAAAGCACCTGCCGCCTGAACAACAACAAGAGCGACAGTCATCGTCATCGGGAGCCCCGTACCAGCATCCAAATCTGGGCCAACAGCGTTCGTCGGTGTTGATGCAGGCGGCGGCCGCAGCCGCTGCTGCAGCGGTCACGATGATGCCCCTAGGGCAGTCGCAAACGGAACAGCTACAACAggaccagcagcagcagcaacaatcCCCAGACGTTTCCCCGCTGGGAGATTACGTCAATCACTCGGTTTGA